In Helianthus annuus cultivar XRQ/B chromosome 8, HanXRQr2.0-SUNRISE, whole genome shotgun sequence, a single genomic region encodes these proteins:
- the LOC110945042 gene encoding N66 matrix protein-like codes for MVEPEFKRVERFIWVLAPQIMSMKKETHVESSGENKRKFSNFKKGTQGNNNSGNKKRDANPPAEVRTGAATAEGKGKGYLGTVPKCDVCQFHHVGQCRFRKCENCGKNGHSKETCWAGNGRGNGGQRGNGNGNSNGNHGGNGYGNRNQGGNGGNGNRGGSGNQAGNGNRGANNNQGGTGNRQGCFSCGDVGHFKRDCPKNNQAQGRLHIPRI; via the exons ATGGTAGAGCCAGAATTCAAGCGagttgaacgcttcatttgggtaTTGGCGCCCCAAATAATGAGCATG aagaaggagactcatgtcgaGTCATCAGGAGAAAACAAGAGGAAGTTCTCGAATTTCAAGAAGGGTACCCAAGGAAACAACAACAGTGGTAACAAGAAAAGAGATGCGAACCCACCAGCCGAGGTCAGGACTGGTGCTGCTACTGCTGAAGGCAAGGGGAAAGGATACCTGGGCACCGTGCCCAAGTGTGATGTGTGCCAGTTCCATCATGTCGGCCAGTGTAGGTTTAGGAAGTGTGAAAACTGTGGAAAGAATGGTCATTCGAAGGAAACGTGCTGGGCTGGTAATGGTCGTGGGAATGGTGGCCAGAGAGGTAATGGTAATGGAAATAGCAATGGAAACCATGGTGGAAACGGTTATGGAAACCGcaatcaaggaggaaatggcggtaATGGAAATCGTGGTGGTTCTGGAAATCAAGCTGGTAACGGAAACCGTGGagccaacaacaatcagggcgGTACTGGAAACAGACAAGGTTGCTTCAGCTGTGGAGATGTTGGGcatttcaagcgggattgcccgaAGAATAATCAAGCCcaaggaaga cttcataTCCCTAggatttaa